One genomic window of Synergistaceae bacterium includes the following:
- a CDS encoding histidine phosphatase family protein, with translation MVKHESQKIYFVRHAKPELPYKGKLFYGFTDYPLSDEGIERAMILSEDLKNIHFDHIFSSDMQRALHTAELIIPDRKAEITQIPGLREINLGDWEGRSFDEVRETWDELYEARGCSFDSI, from the coding sequence TTGGTTAAACATGAATCTCAGAAAATTTACTTTGTGCGTCATGCAAAACCGGAGTTGCCGTACAAAGGTAAGCTGTTTTACGGATTCACGGATTACCCCCTCTCTGATGAAGGTATAGAAAGGGCAATGATACTGTCCGAGGATTTGAAAAACATTCATTTTGACCATATATTTTCAAGCGACATGCAAAGGGCATTACACACAGCAGAACTTATTATTCCTGACCGCAAGGCTGAAATAACCCAAATCCCCGGTCTTCGTGAGATAAATTTGGGCGACTGGGAGGGCAGGAGTTTTGACGAAGTGCGTGAAACATGGGATGAACTTTATGAGGCGCGGGGGTGTTCCTTTGACAGCATA
- a CDS encoding (2Fe-2S) ferredoxin domain-containing protein, with protein sequence MKITSLEELRKIKETSQHNTETRKNSDTQIIIGMGTCGIAAGARAVMTAVLEELAKRNLTNVAVLQTGCIGMCQKEPLLDVVRPGEDRVTYGPVSPKDVPRIIADHLVNGNIVEDLVIAKIPSNE encoded by the coding sequence ATGAAAATTACGAGTCTTGAAGAGCTTCGCAAAATAAAGGAAACTTCTCAGCATAATACTGAAACCAGGAAGAATAGCGACACACAGATCATCATCGGAATGGGGACATGTGGGATAGCGGCAGGTGCACGCGCAGTCATGACAGCTGTACTCGAGGAGCTTGCTAAGCGCAACCTCACGAATGTCGCCGTTCTCCAGACAGGATGTATCGGTATGTGCCAGAAGGAACCTCTTCTTGACGTTGTTCGTCCAGGAGAAGATAGAGTGACTTATGGCCCCGTGTCACCCAAGGATGTCCCGCGCATAATCGCCGATCATCTCGTAAACGGAAATATAGTTGAGGATCTTGTTATAGCTAAGATCCCCAGCAATGAATAG
- a CDS encoding [FeFe] hydrogenase, group A produces MELVKVTIDGKTVSVPNDYTVIEAAALAGIRIPQLCYHPELSKEGACRVCLVEIKGARALGAACVYPVSDGMVVNTNTPEIRETRKAVVELLLANHPLECLTCQKNKDCELQTIAADLGIREIPYTGEKRNAKKDESNPSLVRDANKCILCGRCIRACHERQGLDVYAFINRGFATIVDPAFSYGLDEVTCTYCGQCSAVCPTAAICEKDDTESVFEALGDPDKYTIVQTAPATRVALGEALGLPAGEIVTGKMVAALRRLGFDKVFDTDFSADLTIMEEGHEFLHRVLNGGTLPMITSCSPGWINFIEMKYPDLLPHLSTAKSPQGMFGALTKTYWPESQGIPVEKIFSVSIMPCTAKKAERIRPQLQSNPGIPDVDAVLTTRELARMIKSAGIDFKNLPEEDYDSPLGTSTGAAVIFGVTGGVMEAALRTVYAVLNDGKDLPGICFAPVRGMEGIKEASVDVPINGETVTVKLAVAHTLKNAKTLMDKVRAGEADYHFIEIMACPGGCIGGGGQPQPVNAEIRAARTAAIYRVDETKTIRQSHNNPDIAALYNNWLGKPLGEKSHRFLHTHYNAQPREV; encoded by the coding sequence ATGGAACTTGTTAAGGTTACTATAGACGGCAAAACAGTATCTGTTCCAAATGATTACACCGTAATCGAAGCAGCCGCCCTGGCCGGAATCCGCATCCCTCAGCTTTGCTACCATCCTGAGCTGAGCAAGGAAGGAGCCTGCCGCGTCTGCTTAGTTGAGATCAAAGGCGCGCGCGCTCTAGGCGCGGCATGTGTATATCCAGTATCCGACGGAATGGTCGTCAACACAAACACTCCGGAAATACGCGAGACCAGAAAGGCAGTAGTTGAACTTTTGCTTGCGAACCACCCGCTGGAATGCCTCACCTGCCAGAAGAACAAAGATTGTGAGCTTCAGACGATCGCGGCAGACCTTGGTATACGTGAAATTCCATACACAGGCGAGAAACGCAATGCAAAGAAGGATGAATCAAATCCGAGCCTCGTCCGTGACGCCAACAAGTGTATCCTCTGCGGGCGCTGTATCAGGGCATGTCACGAGCGTCAGGGGCTTGACGTTTACGCGTTCATAAACCGCGGATTTGCAACCATCGTTGACCCGGCATTCAGCTATGGTCTTGATGAAGTCACCTGCACATACTGCGGACAGTGCTCAGCTGTATGCCCGACAGCGGCTATCTGCGAAAAAGACGACACTGAGAGCGTATTCGAGGCACTTGGCGATCCAGATAAGTACACAATAGTGCAGACCGCACCGGCGACCCGCGTAGCACTTGGCGAGGCACTCGGCCTTCCTGCTGGTGAGATCGTCACAGGCAAAATGGTTGCGGCTCTCCGCAGACTCGGCTTTGACAAGGTTTTTGACACCGACTTCAGCGCAGATCTTACGATCATGGAAGAGGGACATGAATTCCTTCATCGTGTGCTCAATGGCGGCACACTTCCGATGATCACATCCTGCTCTCCCGGCTGGATCAACTTCATCGAAATGAAGTACCCAGACCTTCTTCCGCACCTTTCAACAGCAAAGTCGCCGCAGGGAATGTTCGGCGCGCTGACGAAGACATACTGGCCAGAGTCCCAGGGGATTCCTGTCGAAAAGATATTCAGTGTTTCGATCATGCCATGTACGGCGAAGAAGGCCGAGCGCATCCGTCCGCAGCTTCAGAGCAACCCCGGGATACCGGATGTAGACGCAGTGCTCACCACCCGCGAGCTTGCCAGGATGATAAAGAGCGCAGGCATCGATTTCAAGAACCTTCCTGAAGAAGACTACGACAGCCCTCTTGGAACATCTACAGGTGCTGCGGTAATCTTCGGGGTAACTGGCGGAGTTATGGAAGCAGCGCTTCGCACTGTCTATGCAGTCCTCAACGACGGCAAGGACCTTCCGGGGATCTGCTTTGCACCGGTCCGCGGCATGGAGGGCATCAAGGAAGCAAGCGTTGATGTACCAATCAACGGAGAGACCGTCACCGTGAAACTTGCGGTCGCACATACTCTTAAAAACGCAAAGACACTTATGGATAAGGTCCGTGCAGGCGAAGCGGACTACCACTTCATAGAAATCATGGCATGCCCCGGCGGCTGCATCGGCGGCGGCGGCCAGCCTCAGCCCGTCAATGCGGAGATCCGTGCGGCACGTACGGCTGCTATTTACCGGGTGGATGAAACAAAAACTATCCGTCAGTCCCATAATAACCCGGATATCGCCGCCCTATACAACAATTGGCTGGGCAAGCCGCTCGGCGAAAAATCTCACCGCTTTCTCCACACGCACTACAACGCACAGCCGAGAGAAGTCTAG
- the nuoE gene encoding NADH-quinone oxidoreductase subunit NuoE, translating into MVENVSEKAWEQLDQLLDKYRGTKGSVIPMLQQAQEIFGYLPKDVLIKISKEIDVPISQIYGVVTFYAQFHLEPRGKYIIRSCQGTACHVRGAKAVLKAIRDKLGLAEGKVTTPDLKFTLETVACIGACGLAPTFMVDDDTYGRLTPDSVGPILDKYA; encoded by the coding sequence ATGGTAGAGAATGTGTCGGAAAAGGCGTGGGAGCAGCTGGATCAGCTCCTCGACAAATACCGCGGAACGAAGGGAAGTGTCATTCCCATGCTCCAGCAGGCACAGGAAATCTTCGGATATCTTCCGAAAGATGTTCTTATTAAGATCAGTAAAGAGATCGATGTGCCGATAAGTCAGATTTACGGGGTTGTAACGTTCTACGCGCAGTTCCACCTTGAACCGCGTGGGAAGTACATCATCCGTTCATGCCAGGGAACAGCCTGCCACGTTCGCGGCGCAAAGGCGGTCCTTAAGGCAATCAGAGATAAGCTCGGTCTTGCGGAGGGTAAGGTAACGACCCCGGATCTCAAATTCACCCTTGAGACAGTCGCATGTATTGGGGCCTGCGGTCTGGCACCCACTTTTATGGTGGATGACGACACGTATGGCAGACTTACTCCTGATTCCGTAGGTCCGATTCTGGACAAGTACGCATAA
- the nuoF gene encoding NADH-quinone oxidoreductase subunit NuoF, whose translation MALARAHVLVCTGTGCTASGSRNVLANFEEEIKAKGLDKEIKIVETGCQGFCEGGPLVIIYPEGTFYTHVTPADVAEIVEEHLLKGRVVSRLLFKEPLTSEKVPNYSDIAFYKKQHRLVLKNCGHINPESIEEYIGADGYEGLAKVLLTMTPEQVVEEMKKTGLRGRGGGGFPTGMKWMFCAKSPGPKKYIICNADEGDPGAFMDRSLLEGDPHAILEGMAIGAYAIGSDEGYIYCRAEYPLAIKRLKHAISQAEEAGLLGQNILGTGFNFTIHIKEGAGAFVCGEETALMASIEGKRGMPRPRPPFPAVKGLWDKPSNINNVETFANVPYIFRVGAEEFAKLGTEKSKGTKVFALTGKINNTGLAEVPMGITMREIIFDIGGGIIGGKKFKGVQIGGPSGGCMPESLLDTPIDYDSLIAAGAMMGSGGLVVMDEETCMVDLAKFFLTFTQSESCGKCTPCREGTKRMLEMLTAITEGKGQEGDIEKLERLAKSIKAGALCALGQTAPNPILSTIRYFRDEYEAHIRDKRCPAGACTTLIGYKITADCKGCGLCKKVCPVEAISGEIKGQHTIDPNKCIKCGACMTKCPFKAIVRG comes from the coding sequence ATGGCTCTTGCTAGAGCTCACGTACTGGTTTGCACCGGAACAGGCTGCACAGCTTCCGGATCAAGAAATGTCCTTGCGAATTTTGAAGAAGAAATCAAGGCCAAGGGGTTAGACAAAGAAATCAAAATTGTTGAGACAGGCTGCCAGGGATTCTGCGAAGGCGGTCCGCTGGTGATCATATATCCGGAGGGGACCTTCTACACCCACGTGACACCTGCGGATGTAGCGGAGATAGTGGAAGAACATCTGCTTAAGGGACGCGTCGTATCTCGCCTCCTTTTCAAGGAACCGCTTACTTCAGAAAAAGTCCCCAATTACAGCGATATAGCATTCTACAAGAAGCAGCACCGTCTCGTCCTTAAGAACTGCGGGCACATAAACCCCGAATCGATCGAAGAATACATCGGCGCCGACGGTTACGAAGGACTTGCAAAAGTTCTCCTGACAATGACGCCGGAACAAGTCGTAGAAGAGATGAAGAAAACCGGTCTGCGCGGTCGCGGCGGCGGCGGCTTCCCGACAGGCATGAAGTGGATGTTCTGCGCAAAGTCACCGGGGCCCAAAAAATACATTATCTGCAACGCAGACGAGGGTGACCCAGGCGCATTCATGGACCGCTCCCTGCTTGAGGGTGACCCGCATGCGATCCTCGAGGGCATGGCGATCGGTGCATATGCAATAGGGTCCGACGAAGGCTATATCTATTGCCGCGCAGAGTATCCACTGGCGATCAAACGTCTGAAGCACGCCATATCACAGGCTGAGGAGGCAGGGCTCCTCGGCCAGAACATACTAGGCACAGGATTCAATTTTACCATCCACATAAAGGAAGGCGCCGGCGCGTTTGTCTGCGGAGAAGAGACAGCGCTTATGGCATCTATCGAAGGCAAACGCGGAATGCCGCGCCCCCGTCCGCCGTTCCCGGCAGTAAAAGGACTTTGGGATAAACCTTCCAACATCAATAACGTTGAGACATTCGCAAATGTCCCATACATTTTCCGTGTGGGCGCAGAGGAGTTTGCAAAGCTTGGTACCGAGAAATCAAAGGGGACCAAGGTCTTCGCCCTTACCGGCAAAATAAACAACACCGGCCTTGCCGAAGTTCCGATGGGGATCACAATGCGCGAGATCATATTTGATATCGGCGGAGGCATCATCGGAGGCAAGAAGTTCAAGGGTGTCCAGATCGGCGGACCCTCCGGCGGCTGCATGCCGGAATCGCTTCTCGATACACCGATAGACTATGATTCACTCATCGCCGCAGGAGCAATGATGGGTTCCGGCGGCCTCGTCGTAATGGACGAGGAAACCTGCATGGTAGATCTTGCAAAATTCTTCCTCACCTTCACACAATCCGAATCCTGCGGCAAATGCACACCCTGTCGCGAAGGGACCAAGCGTATGCTTGAAATGCTGACTGCAATTACAGAAGGCAAAGGACAGGAAGGCGATATCGAAAAACTCGAAAGGCTAGCCAAGTCGATCAAAGCCGGTGCCCTATGCGCACTGGGGCAGACTGCACCAAACCCGATACTGTCCACTATCCGCTACTTCCGGGATGAATATGAGGCACATATCAGGGATAAGAGATGCCCTGCGGGTGCATGCACGACCCTTATAGGCTATAAGATAACCGCTGACTGCAAGGGCTGCGGCCTTTGCAAGAAGGTCTGTCCGGTTGAGGCCATCTCCGGGGAGATCAAAGGTCAGCATACGATAGACCCGAACAAATGCATCAAGTGCGGCGCATGCATGACAAAGTGCCCGTTCAAGGCAATAGTTCGCGGATAA